In Gadus macrocephalus chromosome 11, ASM3116895v1, a single genomic region encodes these proteins:
- the LOC132468368 gene encoding neuropeptide Y receptor type 6-like, with amino-acid sequence MPVSLTTDNCCPPVQHEPISTQPMEEAFDQFIMESHPKANYSLIQLAWDQEECPSSKSGTTFLILVYSTMIAVGIVGNSCLVFVIARQKEMHNVTNIFIANLSCSDILMCVFCLPVTLIYTLMDRWILGEALCKLTPFVQCLSVTVSIFSLVLIAMERFQLIVHPTGWKPVVSQSYTAVGIIWVVACLISAPFLSFTVLDNLPLQNLSLPFPGQDHWLCTESWPTNSNRLAYTTSLLVFQYFLPLGLIAACYLSIFLRLRRRKDMVERARDSSRDNRAKGSRRINVMLGSIVALFAVCWLPLNIFNTVFDWHHELMVSCQHNLIFSVCHLVAMASTCVNPIVYGFLNSNFQKQLKATLSHCRCWGTAERYENLPLSAVSTEVTKESHLSKGSISIHS; translated from the coding sequence ATGCCAGTATCATTAACCACTGATAACTGCTGCCCACCCGTACAACACGAGCCAATCAGCACACAGCCTATGGAAGAAGCGTTCGATCAGTTCATCATGGAGTCTCACCCCAAAGCCAACTACAGCCTCATCCAGCTAGCCTGGGACCAGGAGGAGTGCCCTTCCTCCAAGAGTGGCACCACCTTCCTCATCCTGGTCTACAGCACCATGATCGCCGTGGGCATCGTGGGCAACTCCTGCCTGGTCTTCGTCATCGCCAGGCAGAAGGAGATGCACAACGTCACCAACATCTTCATCGCCAACCTGTCCTGCTCGGACATCCTCATGTGCGTCTTCTGCCTGCCCGTCACGCTCATCTACACCCTGATGGACCGCTGGATCCTGGGAGAGGCCCTGTGCAAGCTCACGCCGTTCGTGCAGTgcctctcggtgacggtgtccaTCTTCTCCCTGGTCCTCATCGCCATGGAGCGCTTCCAGCTCATCGTCCACCCCACGGGCTGGAAGCCCGTGGTCAGCCAGTCCTACACGGCGGTGGGCATCATCTGGGTGGTGGCCTGCCTCATCTCCGCGCCTTTCCTGTCCTTCACCGTGCTGGACAACCTGCCGCTCCAGAACCTCAGCCTCCCCTTCCCCGGCCAGGACCACTGGCTGTGCACAGAGAGCTGGCCCACCAACAGCAACCGTCTGGCCTACACGACCTCCCTCCTGGTCTTTCAGTACTTCCTGCCGCTGGGGCTGATCGCCGCCTGCTACTTGAGCATCTTCCTGCGGCTGCGGCGGAGAAAGGACATGGTGGAGCGTGCCCGCGACTCCTCCAGGGACAACCGGGCCAAGGGCTCGCGGCGGATCAACGTCATGCTGGGCTCCATCGTGGCGCTGTTCGCCGTCTGCTGGCTGCCGCTCAACATCTTCAACACCGTGTTCGACTGGCACCACGAGCTCATGGTCTCCTGCCAGCACAACCTCATCTTCTCCGTGTGCCACCTGGTGGCCATGGCGTCCACCTGCGTCAACCCCATCGTCTACGGCTTCCTCAACAGCAACTTCCAGAAGCAGCTGAAGGCCACTCTGTCGCACTGCCGCTGCTGGGGCACAGCGGAGCGCTACGAGAACCTGCCGCTCTCCGCCGTGAGCACCGAGGTCACCAAGGAGTCCCACCTGAGCAAAGGGTCCATCAGCATCCACTCCTAA